In Streptococcus gallolyticus subsp. gallolyticus DSM 16831, the sequence CCACGAATTTCCTTCAATCATGGAAGGTAACGATATGGAAATTCAAGAAGGCATGTGCTTCTCTGTCGAACCTGGCATTTACATCCCTGGAAAAGTTGGCGTACGTATCGAAGATTGCGGACACGTCACAAAATCTGGCTTTGAAGTCTTTACACACACACCAAAAGAATTGCTTTATTTTGAAGGATAATACACAAAAACCAAGCCAAATGGCTTGGTTTTATTAATGTCCTGCATTTCCTAATAAGTTAACCATGACAACACCAATGATAATCAAAATTAAACCGATAATGCTATAAACATTTAGTGTTTCTTTGAAAATCATTACTGAGATAAAGGCTGTCAAAACTAAACCGACAGCTGACCATGTTGCATAAGTTACTCCTAAAGGAATTTTTCGCATTGCCAGTGATAAGAAATAGAAACAAACGCCATAGCTAAGCAGGGCAGAAACGGTTGGAATAGGCTTTGTAAAACCGTCTGATAATTTCAATAAATTAGTTCCCAATAACTCTCCTAAAATGGCGATAAAAAGATGTAAGTATGACATGTCTTTAACCTCCTATATGTCATGTTTTTGCTCTAAGAGCTATTATAGCTATCCGTTTTTTAGAAATCTTGGCAAAAGTCATGAGAATTTGTAGTAAAACTGTGGCAGACACTTTTTCAGAACCAATAGCCGATAAGTTTAGTCTAGCTTAAAATAAATTTAAAACAAGTCTTGATTTATTTCAATGTCTTGCGTGGTCTTGATTTTACTGGTAAAATTGCTTTTAAGAACTTTAAAAAAGAGGCTTCTATGTTTTACAAAACAATGACTTATTGTCCCGAATGTGGGCATCCTTTGGAGAAAAAATTCTTAAAAGATGAGGGAGATATTCCTTATTGTTCACAATGTGCGAGTTTTCGTTTTCCAGTCTTTAATACGGCAATTAGTGCGATTTTATTTAATGAAAATCATGATAAGATTCTCTTGATTAAGCAATATGACATGGCTGAGCATATCTTGCTAGCTGGTTATGTGTCTCAAGGGGAAAATGCCGAGACGACTGTGGCGCGTGAGATTGGTGAAGAACTTGGTTTAAGGGTTAAATCGTTGACGTTTAACGCCAGTCAGTATTATGAGCGCAGCAATTCACTCATGATTAATTTTGCGGTAACAGTTACTGGTAATGTGTCACCTAACCACGAAATTGACGATTGGGATTGGTTTTCAATTGAGGAAGCCAAGAGAGCTATCAAAGACGGTTCGCTCGCCGAAAGTTTTTTACTAGAATTTCTAAAAAAGATAGACTAGATTTCATAGGATTCAAAAAACTCCTTAGGGCAAATGCCTAAGGAGCTTTTATTATGAACGACCGCCTTGGTAGCCTTCGTTAATAAAGGTTTGCCATGGCCATCTCAAGTGTTCTTCCCAAGTGTCACCGAGAATGAAGCCAGATTTAACTGTCACATTGGTAACATCTTTTGGAGCTTTAATAGCTGATTCAGCTTGCGAATAAACTTTGGTGAAAGTCACATCTTGTCCGTTTATACTTTTGACTTCTGTCTGATTATACTGACGTGTTAAATAGATAGTGTTATCAAGCAATTGAAGATTTGTATCAGTTGAGGCATCGTAGCTTGTCGCTGACGCTTCATCAACTAAGCTGCCACCATTTGCTTCTGAATAATAGCGTGTTTCACCGTCTATCTCAGCAGATAAAGTATAAGTTGGGGTATTAAAAATCTGTTGCCAATTTTCTAGCCCGTCTAAGCCATAGATTGTCCATGTTTGTGTGCCTGTCTGACCGCCTGCCATAACATTATAAACATAAACACTAGCAATGCTGTAATCATGCGAAATGTCGTCAACTTTGTATTCATCCTCATCCCAGGTCAAATGCTTCTTGGCAACATCAACCGTCAGTGTTTGGTAAACTGGGGTATATGCCCAATAAGTATAATTAACATGAATCGTTGTTCGATTTTTCTTGGTTTCAATCGTAAAATCATCGCCAGCCGTTAGAGTCAAGGTGTCACCATATTGACTTTTCATCGTTAAAGTAAGGTCTTTAGCTTTCAGCTTAGAGGCATCAAAGCCATTTGCCCAATCAATAATGAGATCATCTGTGTAATCATCACAAAGAACTGGAGTATCATTTTCAGCTGTTGTTGACCATTTAGCGACATCATTAGCGTAAATACTTCCGTCATCAACCTCAAAGGTTCTACCGTAACAATAAACATCCGCCGTAAATGTTTCAACACTTACAGGCAAACCGTTGTATTCTAAACCTGATAATTTAAAATTTAAATGGTAATTACCATTACCGTCGCCACCGATTTCTGACCAGTTGCGACCACCTCCGTTTTCGCCAAGTTCGTATCCTGAATTGGTTATTTGCAAATCTTCTGGTTCAATGGTGTAGCTGATACTTCCATTTTTCATTTTAGTTGATAAACCTTGGTCGCTATAGGTGTAATCACTAGTGTAGTAACCGTCTCCTTCTGCCAATACAATGTTAGCAGCCTCAGTATTCATTAAGCTACTGTCTGCTTCTTCACCATCAACTGTGAATTGGAAAGTAATTTGATTTTCTGTAAATGTTAGACCGTCTTCTTGTGTTACTTCTCCCTCAATAGTGCCGTCAACACTTACTTTTGGAATAACGTATTTCCCAATTTTAGCACTTATTTCACTATAATGTGCGTGATTGTCGCCAGTTCCTACAATGCTACTGGAGTCTGGCATAATATAAAGATTTGCTCCACCATTGCTTGAAAATCCTGTGATTTTACTACTATCAATAGTAATGGTAATAGCTGAAGAATCACTATCAACAGCCGTTATTTGAGCAACTCCAGAGGTATCTGTTAAAGCTTGCTTATCTGATTTCAAAACAAGCCAATCGGTAACGTCTTGACCAGCCTCAGCCACAAACTGCCAAGTGTCTTCTGTAGTCAGCGTAACGCTATATGTGGCATCTTTTGTGATAGAAATGTCATCAGATGTCACTTGATAATAGCTACTTTGCGATTCATTTGTTTGTTTGGATGACTCTTGTTTTCCAGTATTTGAACATGCGGCAAGCACTGCTAAAACGCTTACAAAAAATAATATACCTTTTTTCATAAAGATTCCTACCTAATATTTCTATTTCCTACTCATTATTTTTTTGTTTTAAAAAATAATTTATGGTGAATACTGATAGTATCATAACCAATGCCACTCCAATGAAAGTGAGAGGCTTACTTGATTGGCTACCAGTTTTAGGTAATGTGTCTAATTGTTTCTTTTGAGGTTCTGAGACAGCGACGTCTGAAGAGGTTTCTTCTAAGGCTATTTGTTCTTTATAGACAACTGCATAGATACTAAAATGGCTTATTGTAAAGGTTACTTTATTTCCATTTTGAATAACATCGACGGAAGTTAAACTATCATCGTTCGCAACATGATAAAGCGCTGATACTTCGTAAGTGACTGGCAATATTACTTGAACGGCTTCACTAGGTTGAACCTCATTTCCAGAAGCATCTTGAAGTGTAATATCATAGGCATCATAGTTTAAGTCTTTCAAGGCAGCTACCGTAGTTCTCATCACAACAACAGTAACTGCATTAGATAGTGCCGCCTGTGTTCCAATTACAGATACGCCTGTGGTAGCATCTGATAATGTCACAACTTCTTGATTTTCATCACTGCTAGTAGTTTCTGTCGTCGTGTCATCTGTAGTAGTTTGTTGATTTTCTGTCGTTGTCTCAGTGTCATTTGTTCCTTGAGTTAATCTTTGGATAGCTTCGGTGGCTTCTTGATAAACTTTAAGGGCGGCTTCGTAGCCAGCAACATTACCACCTAAATCCAGATTATCTTGCGCAGCAGCTTGAGCTTGATAATAATAAGAAAGAGCCTTTTCTAAATCGATTGCTACCCCTAATCCATTTTCGTAAAATCGTCCGAGTGCTAAATAAGTATCTGGAATTCCTAGCATGGTTGAATGCACATTAGAATCTGATAAAGCTTTTTCGTAATAATAAACAGCTTTGCTATAATCTTGTGCAATTCCTTCTCTGCCATATTCATAATACGTTCCCAACTTATAAGCAGCTGTTCCGTCAAACGTTCTACCATTACCAGCAACGGCAATTAAGTAATATTCTTCCGCTAAGGTATAATTGGGATTTTCCCAAGTGCCGTCATCATGATAAAAACCTGAATCATAAAAATTAGCAGCGTAACGAGGTCCTTTAAAATCTGTCGCTGTTAAATTATCACTTTGGAAGGATAATAAATAATACTTCAATGCCGTATCATTACTTTGATTAACCCCAGGATAAGTCCCTGTAGCTGCCGCATAAATATTTCCTAAAGCTGTGTATCCATTTCCTTTTCCTTGTTCCACAGCCATCACTTCATAAATACTCATAGCAGAAGAAACATTTTGCTCAACACCGTCACCAGCTAGGTAGAGATCAGCTAATCCTCCCAAACCACGATCTTGTGGATCTTCAAAGAAAAAACTGTCATCGTAATAAATAGCAAAAGCTTGCTCATAGTCTCCTTTTTGACTAGCTGTCACACCTGTACGATAGAATGTAAAGATAGCCCCTTGGTCACCGTCGGCAAGGACCTCTGCTTTGTAAGCATTAAGATTATCAATCGCTGTCCTCGCTTCAACCAAGCCTTGTTCTTCTGCTGCTTTGTAGTATGCCAAAGCCTTGGCATACCACTGGACAACGCCATCACCCGTTTCGTATTGTTGCCCAAGTGCAAAATATTCCTCTGATGATAGTCCATCTTCGACATTTATAGCTAAATTTTCTGCGACTTCCTCTCTTGTTAAAGCTTGAACCGTATGACTGATACCTAGAACCAAAATGCCCACAACCAAAATCACCATCAGTTTAACGATGGGTAGTCCATAATGAGATATTATCACTTTCTTCATCTTATTCTCCTTGTAAAAAGAAGAGTTAGCGTAGCGTCGCCAACTCTTTTTTGGTTTTATTTTAAATTAATAGAGAGTAATGGAGTCGTTGTGTCAACTGTTCCTTGTGTTAATGGTGTTACGGTATCTAGTTGTTCAGTCTTGGTAACAACGACCATAACTGTTGGGTCATAACCTGCTTTTTTAATGCCATCAAGGTCAAATTCAACAAGAAGGTCACCTTTTTTCACTTTCATCCCTTGTTCAACATGACTAGTGAAGTATTGTCCGTTTAAGTTAACCGTATCAACACCAATATGAATGAGAAGTTCATCACCTGCAGTACCTGCTAATCCTACCGCGTGACCTGTTGGATAGGCAACACGGACGATCGCATCTTCTGGTGCATAGACCTTGCCATCACTTGGAATAACTGCAATACCGTCACCTAAGAGTAGTTGTGAAAAGACTTGATCGCTAACACCTGTCAAATCAACAGCTTGACCATTTACAGGAGAAACAATTGTCACTTCTTTTGCTTTAGCAGGTGCTTTTTCTTCTGCTTTTTTTGCTAGTAACGCTGCGCTGTCTTGTTTATCACCAATAACTAAGGCTGATACCAAGGCAATCGCAAAGGCAACAACACCTGAGATACAAAGAGCAATAAAGCCGCCATCAATACCGTCAGGATTGATAAATGTTGGGAAGCCAAGAAGTCCGTGAGCTCCGAATGTGTAAAGTTTAGCACCGCCAAGTCCAGCAATGGCACCACCGACACCAGCTGCAGCAAGACCAGTAACCAAAATCATTTTACGAGGAATCATAACACCGTAAAGTGCTGGTTCACTAACACCAAAGAATGATGAAACGGCTGCCGCAAATGACATTGAACGTGTATCTTTATTTTTAGTACGAAGAGCAACACCAAGTGCAGAACCAAGAACGGCTGGAGCACCTGAGAAAATCAATGGGTTGATGATATCGTAACCATATTCAGAAACATTGATTTGGAAGAATGGTAGGATTGCCCAGTGAAGCCCGAACATAACCAAGATAGACCAGAGAGACCCAATCAAGAAACCTGCAATACCAATGTTGAGATTAAGGAGCCACATCACAGCGCTACTCAATAAGTTTTGAAGGACAATTGAAATTGGACCAATGACAATCAAGCTAGCTGCGCCAGCAACAATCAAGGTACAAAATGGAACAAAGACCATTTTCAAAACATCTGGAATGTGTTTGTTAAAGAATTTGTAAACATAACTAGCAAACCATGTTACCGCAATAATCGGAATAACGGTACTAGCATAACTTTGAAGAGCAACTGGAATGCCAAGAAATGTTAATTGATAATCCATTTCAAAAACGGTTCCAGAAAATAGCGTATTAATAGCATCGCCACTAGCAGCTGATACTAAAGTTGGATAGACGAGGAAAGCCCCTAGTGTCATACCATAGATTTCTTTTAACCCAAAGCGTTTAGCAGCACTCCAACCTAATACAACTGGGAAGAAATAAAATAGTGCATCTGATAAAGCGCTTAGGATAATGTAAGTCCCACCCTCAGTTGACATCCAACCAAAAGCACTAAGAAGAGCCAGAACAGCCTTAATCATCCCTGAACCAGATAACATACCCAATACTGGAATGAAAATAGAACTAATAAGACCTAAAGCTTTGTTAATGAAACCTTTATCATCTTCTGTATTTGCTGCTGTGCTATCACCCTCGTTCGTTGCAATATCGCCATCTTCAATAATAGCATTGTAAACTTTTTCAACGCTCGGTC encodes:
- a CDS encoding beta-glucoside-specific PTS transporter subunit IIABC, giving the protein MDYNKLGKDILTQVGGKENVSSVSHCITRVRFILKDEAKANDDVIKNMSGVLDVVKQGGQYQVVVGPSVEKVYNAIIEDGDIATNEGDSTAANTEDDKGFINKALGLISSIFIPVLGMLSGSGMIKAVLALLSAFGWMSTEGGTYIILSALSDALFYFFPVVLGWSAAKRFGLKEIYGMTLGAFLVYPTLVSAASGDAINTLFSGTVFEMDYQLTFLGIPVALQSYASTVIPIIAVTWFASYVYKFFNKHIPDVLKMVFVPFCTLIVAGAASLIVIGPISIVLQNLLSSAVMWLLNLNIGIAGFLIGSLWSILVMFGLHWAILPFFQINVSEYGYDIINPLIFSGAPAVLGSALGVALRTKNKDTRSMSFAAAVSSFFGVSEPALYGVMIPRKMILVTGLAAAGVGGAIAGLGGAKLYTFGAHGLLGFPTFINPDGIDGGFIALCISGVVAFAIALVSALVIGDKQDSAALLAKKAEEKAPAKAKEVTIVSPVNGQAVDLTGVSDQVFSQLLLGDGIAVIPSDGKVYAPEDAIVRVAYPTGHAVGLAGTAGDELLIHIGVDTVNLNGQYFTSHVEQGMKVKKGDLLVEFDLDGIKKAGYDPTVMVVVTKTEQLDTVTPLTQGTVDTTTPLLSINLK
- a CDS encoding NAD(+) diphosphatase → MFYKTMTYCPECGHPLEKKFLKDEGDIPYCSQCASFRFPVFNTAISAILFNENHDKILLIKQYDMAEHILLAGYVSQGENAETTVAREIGEELGLRVKSLTFNASQYYERSNSLMINFAVTVTGNVSPNHEIDDWDWFSIEEAKRAIKDGSLAESFLLEFLKKID
- a CDS encoding DMT family transporter — its product is MSYLHLFIAILGELLGTNLLKLSDGFTKPIPTVSALLSYGVCFYFLSLAMRKIPLGVTYATWSAVGLVLTAFISVMIFKETLNVYSIIGLILIIIGVVMVNLLGNAGH
- a CDS encoding LPXTG cell wall anchor domain-containing protein, producing the protein MKKVIISHYGLPIVKLMVILVVGILVLGISHTVQALTREEVAENLAINVEDGLSSEEYFALGQQYETGDGVVQWYAKALAYYKAAEEQGLVEARTAIDNLNAYKAEVLADGDQGAIFTFYRTGVTASQKGDYEQAFAIYYDDSFFFEDPQDRGLGGLADLYLAGDGVEQNVSSAMSIYEVMAVEQGKGNGYTALGNIYAAATGTYPGVNQSNDTALKYYLLSFQSDNLTATDFKGPRYAANFYDSGFYHDDGTWENPNYTLAEEYYLIAVAGNGRTFDGTAAYKLGTYYEYGREGIAQDYSKAVYYYEKALSDSNVHSTMLGIPDTYLALGRFYENGLGVAIDLEKALSYYYQAQAAAQDNLDLGGNVAGYEAALKVYQEATEAIQRLTQGTNDTETTTENQQTTTDDTTTETTSSDENQEVVTLSDATTGVSVIGTQAALSNAVTVVVMRTTVAALKDLNYDAYDITLQDASGNEVQPSEAVQVILPVTYEVSALYHVANDDSLTSVDVIQNGNKVTFTISHFSIYAVVYKEQIALEETSSDVAVSEPQKKQLDTLPKTGSQSSKPLTFIGVALVMILSVFTINYFLKQKNNE